A genome region from Nitrospira sp. includes the following:
- a CDS encoding glutathione S-transferase family protein, translating into MAGQPQFPNEQTDTGEFKRQTDAFRHWVTEDSRSGYPAAAGRYHLYVSLACPWAHRTIIVRALKGLTHVIGMTVVDPIRDEQGWAFRNGPGHSLDTTNGFHFLSEAYRATDPHYRRRVTVPVLWDRVTHRIVNNSDDDLMRIFNDEFNRFSTNPLNLYPEALRTQIDAMNDFLYERVNDGVYRAGFATSQQVYEQAARSLFSALDELDTRLRDRRYLFGAQFVESDWRLFVTLLRFDAVYHGHFKCNLRRIVDYPHLSGYLRDLYQVPGIAETVDFDHIKRHYYVTHDDINPTRIVPIGPQLDLESPHGRAALS; encoded by the coding sequence ATGGCGGGACAACCCCAGTTTCCAAACGAACAGACCGACACCGGTGAATTCAAACGGCAAACCGATGCGTTTCGGCATTGGGTCACCGAGGATAGCCGCTCCGGCTACCCGGCAGCAGCGGGGCGGTATCATCTCTATGTCTCTCTCGCCTGTCCCTGGGCGCACCGGACGATCATCGTTCGCGCACTGAAGGGACTCACTCACGTCATCGGCATGACGGTCGTCGATCCCATCCGCGACGAACAGGGGTGGGCCTTTCGCAACGGCCCCGGCCACTCCCTCGATACCACCAACGGATTTCACTTTCTCAGCGAAGCCTATCGTGCCACCGACCCCCACTATCGCAGGCGCGTCACGGTTCCGGTGTTGTGGGACAGGGTGACACACCGTATCGTGAACAACTCCGACGATGACCTCATGCGCATCTTCAACGACGAGTTCAATCGCTTCAGTACCAACCCGCTGAACCTGTACCCGGAAGCCCTCCGTACTCAAATCGATGCGATGAACGACTTCTTATACGAGCGAGTGAACGACGGTGTGTACCGAGCCGGATTTGCGACCTCCCAACAGGTCTACGAACAGGCGGCGCGGTCGCTCTTCAGCGCTCTGGATGAACTCGACACCAGGCTTCGTGACCGGCGCTACCTCTTCGGCGCGCAATTCGTCGAATCCGATTGGCGGTTGTTTGTCACCTTGCTCCGGTTCGATGCCGTCTACCACGGGCATTTCAAATGCAATCTCCGGCGCATCGTCGATTATCCCCACCTCTCCGGCTACCTGAGAGACCTCTACCAGGTGCCAGGCATCGCGGAGACCGTCGATTTTGATCATATCAAGCGGCACTATTACGTCACCCATGACGACATCAACCCCACCCGCATCGTGCCCATTGGACCGCAATTGGATCTGGAGAGCCCGCACGGGCGAGCCGCACTCTCCTGA
- a CDS encoding FKBP-type peptidyl-prolyl cis-trans isomerase, translating into MRHVTGAVSAVVLLMSSLAWAAPEPANDEQKTLYALGAAISQSLGPFTLNESELEFVKAGLVDGVLKHPHKVDLQVYGPKIQQLQQVRSTALAEVEKKAGAGFLAKAAAEPGAKKTESGAIITTIKEGKGATPKATDTVKVHYHGTLTDGTVFDSSVKRGEPATFPLNQVIKCWTEAVQLIKVGGKSKLVCPSGIAYGDRGSPPVIKPGATLIFEVELLDIVKQ; encoded by the coding sequence ATGCGTCATGTGACCGGTGCCGTCTCCGCAGTGGTGCTTCTCATGTCCTCACTCGCCTGGGCCGCCCCCGAACCGGCCAACGATGAGCAGAAAACGCTCTATGCCCTCGGCGCGGCCATCAGCCAATCACTCGGCCCATTCACCTTAAACGAATCCGAGCTGGAATTCGTCAAAGCTGGTCTGGTCGATGGCGTCTTAAAACACCCTCACAAAGTCGACTTGCAGGTGTATGGCCCGAAGATTCAACAGCTGCAGCAAGTCCGCTCCACCGCGCTGGCCGAGGTTGAGAAAAAAGCCGGGGCGGGGTTCCTCGCCAAGGCAGCGGCAGAGCCGGGCGCGAAGAAAACGGAATCAGGCGCCATCATCACGACGATCAAGGAAGGCAAGGGTGCCACGCCGAAGGCCACCGATACGGTGAAGGTTCATTATCACGGCACCCTGACCGATGGAACCGTGTTCGACAGCTCCGTCAAGCGGGGCGAACCCGCCACGTTTCCTCTGAACCAGGTCATCAAGTGTTGGACTGAAGCCGTGCAGCTGATTAAAGTCGGCGGAAAGAGCAAGCTGGTCTGCCCGTCAGGAATCGCGTACGGGGACCGTGGATCACCCCCGGTCATCAAGCCAGGCGCCACCTTGATT